The following are encoded in a window of Pongo abelii isolate AG06213 chromosome 16, NHGRI_mPonAbe1-v2.0_pri, whole genome shotgun sequence genomic DNA:
- the LOC129053823 gene encoding golgin subfamily A member 8H-like isoform X4: MAEETQQNKLAAAKKKLKEYWQKNSPRVPAGVNRNRKTNGSIPETATSGGCQSPGDSARDFHREGPTSSATLKDLESPCQELAVVLDSRSVKISQLKNTIKALKQQKKQVKHQLEEEKKANNKKQKAERELEVQIQTLNIQKGKLNTHLYHMKRSLRYFEEESKDLAIHLQHSLQRKRELEQALSAVTTTQKKKANQFSSHSKARMEWKLEHSIQEQALLKAQVTQLKESFKQAQLERDECVQHLKGERARWQQRMRKMSQEVCTLKNEKKNDMRRIEKLERSLSKLKNQMAEPLPPEPPEPPAMSSKVELQHLRKELERVAGELQAQVKNNQRISLLNRGQEERIQVQEERLRKQEERLEEQQERLQQLAKPQSIFEELEHLEATSQQNQQLTTQLSLMALPGEGDGGGHLDSEEEEAPRPMPSISEDLEGREAMSGFMDHLEEKADLSELVNKQELRFIHYWRERCHQKIHHVLTEPGGSAKDAALGGGHHQAGPGQGGDEGEAAGAAADGIAAYSNYNNGHRKFLAAAQNPADEPGPGAPAPQELGAADKQGDLCEVSLTSSAQGEAREGPLYDNPTTQPIVQDHQEHPGLGSNCCVPFFCWAWLLRRRR, from the exons ATGGCAGAAGAAACTCAACAGAACAAATTGGCGGCAgccaagaaaaag TTAAAAGAATATTGGCAGAAAAACAGCCCTAGAGTTCCAGCAGGAGTGAACAGGAACAGGAAAACAAATGGCAGTATCCCTGAGACAGccacttctggtggttgccagtcACCTGGGGAT TCAGCAAGAGATTTCCACAGGGAAGGCCCTACATCATCTGCTACCCTGAAGGATCTGGAG AGCCCATGCCAAGAACTAGCAGTAGTCCTGGATTCAAGGTCCGTAAAAATCAGTCAACTGAAGAACACCATCAAAGCTTTG aaacaacagaagaaacaagTGAAACATCAGCTGGAAGAA gaaaagaaagcaaacaacaaGAAACAGAAAGCCGAAAGGGagctagag GTTCAAATCCAGACATTGAACATACAGAAAGGGAAGCTAAATACACACCTGTACCACATGAAACGTTCTCTCAGATACTTTGAAG AAGAGTCAAAGGATCTGGCTATCCACCTGCAACATTCATTGCAGCGTAAAAGAGAGTTAGAGCAGGCTCTCTCTGCTGTCACCACCACACAGAAGAAGAAGGCAAACCAG TTTTCCAGCCACAGTAAAGCACGTATGGAGTGGAAGTTAGAGCACTCCATCCAGGAGCAGGCACTGCTGAAAGCGCAGGTGACACAG TTGAAGGAGTCATTTAAACAAGCCCAATTAGAAAGAGACGAGTGTGTGCAACATCTAAAAGGAGAGAGGGCCCGGTGGCAGCAGAGGATGAGAAAAATGTCGCAGGAG GTTTGCAcattaaagaatgaaaagaagaatgATATGCGTCGGATAGAGAAGCTGGAGAGGAGCTTGTCCAAACTGAAAAACCAGATGG CTGAACCCCTGCCCCCAGAGCCCCCAGAGCCCCCAGCAATGTCCTCCAAGGTGGAGCTGCAGCACCTGAGGAAGGAACTAGAGAGAGTGGCAGGAGAGCTCCAGGCCCAAGTCAAAAACAATCAGCGCATAAGCCTCCTGAACCGGGGACAAGAAGAGAGGATTCAGGTGCAGGAAGAGAGGCTTcggaagcaggaggagaggcTTGAGGAGCAGCAGGAGAGGCTTCAGCAGCTGGCCAAGCCACAGAGCATCTTTGAGGAGCTG GAGCACCTGGAAGCTACCAGCCAGCAGAACCAGCAGCTAACAACCCAGCTGAGCCTCATGGCTCTCCCTGGGGAAG gagatggaggaggacatctggacagtgaggaggaggaggcaccTCGGCCCATGCCAAGCATCTCAGAGGACCTGGAGGGCAGGGAGGCCATG AGCGGCTTTATGGACCACCTGGAGGAGAAGGCAGACCTGAGTGAGCTGGTGAACAAACAAGAACTTCGCTTCATCCACTACTGGCGAGAGAGATGCCATCA GAAAATCCATCACGTTTTAACAGAGCCAGGGGGCAGTGCCAAAGATGCGGCACTGGGAGGAGGACATCATCAGGCTGGCCCAGGACAGGGAGGAGATGAAG GTGAAgctgctggagctgcagcagatGGTATTGCGGCTTATAGCAACTACAACAATGGTCACAGAAAATTCCTGGCTGCTGCCCAGAACCCTGCTGATGAGCCCGGTCCAGGAGCCCCAGCCCCCCAGGAACTTGGGGCTGCAGACAAGCAGGGTG ATCTTTGTGAAGTGAGCCTCACCTCCTCTGCTCaaggagaggccagggagggtCCTCTCTATGACAACCCTACCACACAGCCAATCGTGCAGGACCACCAGGAGCACCCAGGCTTGGGCAGCAACTGCTGTGTGCCATTCTTTTGCTGGGCTTGGCTGCTGAGAAGAAGGAGATAA